DNA from Megachile rotundata isolate GNS110a chromosome 8, iyMegRotu1, whole genome shotgun sequence:
caaaacataatttattgctagagtttaatataaaatttaagaatgattATAGCAGTTTTACTAATATGCTTAAATAGAATATGAAACTAGTTGGAACGGATTTCaagaaaatgaattaaaagatataacaaattattttcattatttattaatagaaatatgtACAGATGTTTCTGTAATTGTGTTAAGAAGTAAAAGTTCATTCAACATCTTCTTCATCATCATCCTCTTGACTGTTGATCTGGAAGTACCTTAATTCGTAGGTGTCTTTGTCTTTTGAAACTACACGCAACCAGTCACGCagtttattttttttcaaatacttCTTTGTCAAATATTTAAGGTACCTATTTAAACAGGTTATCAAATTAGTGCAAATATCGGTAATCTTGTTGGAAATAATGCTAACTCCAAGCAATTAATACGTAGAAGTAGATTCTTTGTGTAAAAATAAGTAGGAGTTTTGAAGTTAAGGACGATGCTCACCGTTTAGAAAAGTCAATATCACTATTAACTGACAATTTCATCTTATCGCGTTCCAACGCGACGCTGTTGCCAAAATTGTTCGTTTTACCTGAAACCTTAATTCTTTCGTGCAGGTATTTTTcctgtaaaaataaaacatcAACATAGAAACAATCTCTAGTTAGGTTATGATAGATCTTAGGTACTTAAAGTGCaagtaaacaaaaattttaattcaaatatgTATAACACTGAATTGAAATTACATTAGTTTTCATATATACATTAAAAGAAACTTACAAAATTGGCTACGTCCATAATATTGTCCTCTGCAGGATGTGTACAGTCAATGGTGAACTTGAGGGACACCTTTTTCTTTTGGCCTTTACCCCGTAGGGCTTGTTTTTTCATGGCCGGTCCTTTAGTCTTTTTCGCCGTGGTCTGAAAAACATGTGATTTCTCATTTTGAAACTGTTTTAACTAAACAATGTCTTAATCACTTAAGACACATGTGCTAGGCACCGAAGCGACGTGATCTGTCGTGTAGTTTATATCCAACTAAATCTTCGTGATCtttcgaaaattattaattcaattgTAACAGAAACGAAGACTGCAATACATAGTACAATATTGTCATCGAATTTTCAGTAGATTTTCACACATTCCTgagttattttcatttattttgcgaGAAAGAAACTCACCGGAGCCATGTTTACAAATGGTCGACAAATGGAAGAGTCTACCGCTAGGCGGCAGAATGAGCGTGAATGCCATCAGGGCCGTACATAGATCaaatcttcattttttaaaatttattttctgggGTGACAAAATTTCGCGACTTAGctcataatatattatttaaaaattctgaaagtccaaaatttcgaaactgcAAAATTCTTAAGAAATCTCACAATCTTCAAGACCTGAAGTTTGAAAGctgcaaagtttcaaagttttaagaTGGTAGAAGAGCATGCTTAGGAAATGTCGATGGAAAATGAAAGAACAGGAAGAtagtagaaaatatattttgttgttGTCATAATCGTGTTTATTTAAGACTAATATACAGTAACATCTAAAACTAGATGAACATAGATTTCTCGATCATTAAATCGAATGACGTTCAACTGAATCAATTATCGCGATTATTAATCGTATCTCTATACTTCGTAATAATATGTTAACTGCCTATGTGGTGAAGCctttttatgtataattattctcGCCGTACTTACAAACCtcttaaataatcattcctCTATTATTCGAGTGGTGGACACAATAATAATAAGCTTTCTCGGAGAAAAAGGGAGGGGATCAAGGTTTAAGGACGATTACGTTTTAATTGCATTTTGAGCAAGGAAGGTATGCATCGAGATATCGATTTATCAGGATAAAAGATTGTTCGATCATTGCAGTTTGAAAACTAAGTATTAGCAAAATGAATCTTATTTCAATAAAGTTCGATCGCAAACCCTTTAcgaatattttgcttaaatttaTTTCCATTCCTGTGTTAACAACGCGgtgattattgaattttattctaACAACAAGTAGATGTTTCTCTCGATCCTCGGTGTCTCCATTTtcggaatttagagattaaggTTTCGTTAGAAGTCTATTAGAGTACACAAAGATGGTACGTACAAGTATGAATTATTTCGACTAATCGTTTCGTCTACGATGTTCATAGTTTCAAAAACTGAATGGATTTAGGCCAGCAAAAAGAAAAGAGGATTTCAATCGTCGAAAGAACTATGTCCTCGTTTTTCGAATAAAGAATTCACATGTTAGAGTGATTACTAAGTACAGTGAGCATTTTCTTCGGTGCGATTTCacacataaaaataatagaaaacctTTGTCACGATCGCATCCTTGAACGTTTCTTTTTTCAATTATCGTTTCCGAGAGATATACAAATAATCTGATAGTCGATCATCGAACTTATCATACAATATACAATACTTTACAACCCAAGAACTATCCTTTATGAAAAAAGGAAGTTATCTTCGGATCATGTTCGTCAATTCGCGATTCTATAGAACGAACAAGGACTACCGCCATTAGCATTGGGCAAAGAGGACGCTTGCCAGGTTCATGGCTCttccaaactttttaatttagaaattctgaaatttgccgaatctacaagtttccaaatatccgactcttaaaatctctaaattcagaaattcttcaGCAAGTTCTTTCGAGCCCCCAAACTCTAGCGGCGGCCGTAGAGGTGTTACATCCGGAAGTGCCTAACAATTTCAAGGTGGTGATGTTCACGTGAATGAACAACGGTGAAAGTTATAATTATACCTAAGCTATAAATCGGAATCCATAAAAACAGAGTTTGCAAAAATCATCTTTCTCGATTCTCGAAATATATTCACGACAATTTGCTAATCTTTCCGCGTgaataataaagaataataaaatttaacaatctctctttctctccctctctttctctctctctcgtttactctctatctctctctctctctcgctctcttggTTTCTTGTTCGT
Protein-coding regions in this window:
- the LOC100882365 gene encoding large ribosomal subunit protein eL22 — its product is MAPTTAKKTKGPAMKKQALRGKGQKKKVSLKFTIDCTHPAEDNIMDVANFEKYLHERIKVSGKTNNFGNSVALERDKMKLSVNSDIDFSKRYLKYLTKKYLKKNKLRDWLRVVSKDKDTYELRYFQINSQEDDDEEDVE